TGTAAAATGTGGCTAAACATAAAATGTAGCACTGGCTGCTGTTTACTTATATTTCTCATAGTACACATATTCCACATGAAGCTACCGAATATACCAAAAGCCCCTTCCTCAGGCTTAGCTGGAATTCCAGTTCTAGAGAAGTGTGTGGGGGAGTATCGGCTGACTGAAACCCTGCCATTTAAAAGAGCAGGGTATCAGTGAGTGTAGAGCTGCCAAGCACcctgtttaaaaaacaaaaacaaacttaaaTTAGGTATTAGACACTAAATCAGTGTTACCAGCAATTTGTACCAAATTTcaaatttaacattaatttCAAAATTCAAATTTTACATTTGGAATTAACTCCATATCTTTTGTCTCCTTCATTGGTCATAGAATAACAAAGGAACTGGCCACAACTGTCCATTAAACTGCACATCAGTCAGCTGCttaattacttttgagcctgtgaaaatatAGGAAGGAACTATACGTAAAAAAGTTCTAAACAGTTAATGTAATTTGTTTCATTTGAACTAAAGCAAAATGAATGTTCGGTTGTTCCTTTTCATTACAATATACTTAACAGCCACCGCAGATACATTGACACATTCACTGAATCACACAGTGACactccttttttcccccaattttaCAGTATGAATCATTTAGACTGGAGGAAGAAGCAAAGATTAAGGCACAGGGGCAAGAAGTATCATCAGAGGTCTACTTCATGAGACAAACCATTGGAAACGCGTGTGGCACTATAGGCTTGATTCATGCAGTGGCAAATAACCAAGGGCATCTTGAATTTGGTAAGTCATGTTTAGAGCTTTCAGAGTTATATAATCAGGcgttattatatacatttattaatttataaatattttctgTTGGACATTTACAAACATATGTAACATCTATGTGGATGTAAATGTATTCCTGCATGATACTTTAATTATTGCAAATTATTTCTTTGCAGAGCCCAGCTCACCACTGAAGACATTTATAGTGCAATCCTCTAAATTGAGCCCAGAGGAGAAAGCAGCTTTCCTTGAAAAAGATGAGGTTATTTAAACGTTCAATGCCGTTTTCTTATGTAGTGATCGTACCTTTGTGATTGACTTGGCTGTTGATACAGTACTGTATAGTATGTGTTTTCTAAAGCTTGTTTAAAAAACACATGCATGCTTTATCTAAACATTTCCCGTTTTATCATTTACAGAGTATCCGTGTAACACATGAGTCAAGTGCTCAAGAGGGCCAGACAGAGGTTTGTGGCCTTAAAATTCTGATGGATTGCAGTAACTAATGGTACCTGGTTTAGCTCTGTTTATGGAATTTGTGTTTGACTATTAGCTGTGAATAAGTCATCTTCAGAACATTCACACATTCAGAGCATGTTTACCTGaatacatagtgcagtagctgAGTGTCAGTTTTTGCACCTTTGTGCAAAAATATAAGGCAATGCCATATATAAgatttttatgtttaattaaaaatataattaatagatATTAATTTAAATGCTTGTTTAACAGGCTCCAAGTTTAGATGAAAAGGTGGACCTGCATTTTATTGCCTTTGTGAATGTTGGAGGACATTTATATGAGTTGGGTAAGTAACTGATCATTTTGAAgtacaatttatttattatttatttatttatttttgcttaaTTCCATATTTATGCCATTTTATGTGTccttgcagatggacggaaaccttTTCCAATTGCTCATGGGAAAACCTCAGAAGACAGTTTTCTTGAGGTGAGTATAGTCAGACTGTAGCACTGTAGATCCACATTGTTTCATGCTTGTAAGTCAGTttaaatgcactatatgtcaaaaagtaGCTACCTATGCCTTCTAAAGAATGAATTTAACTAATTCAAGGTGTTCTCTTAGCTGACACAGGCATTCATCTGCACAGACTCTCGCACAGCGCTGGTGTCGACTCCATATAAAAGCACTATCAATAGAGTGGGGTACTCTGGGGCAGCCACACATGACTCTAGGAGCTTACGGCTAGAGGAGTATTGCCACACAGTATTGGGCAGTTTAACTGCATTCTCTGCAGTGATGTAGCACCTTTGGGATGGGCTTGAGCAGCATTAGTGATTTTAAATCCCAGCAGTGTTCTAATGATCAGTCTTCCTAAACAAGTAAAAGCTGTTACTGCCCTTTATTTCAAAGGAAATGTCAGACAAGCGGGTGTCTGCAGACTTTTGGCCATAGAGTGTACTTTTGTGTTGTGCTGATGGGGAAGCTGAATAATGTCTGTAGAGTATATGTTGGAATAActgttttgtctgtttgtttgcagGATGCTGCAGAGGTCTGCAAGAAGTTCATGGCACGTGATCCCCAAGAGCTTCGCTTTACTGTGGTGGCTCTGTCCAAAGCATAAACCACTCACCCACTTTTTGTTCTCCCAAGAAGAAAACTGCCAAT
The genomic region above belongs to Salminus brasiliensis chromosome 8, fSalBra1.hap2, whole genome shotgun sequence and contains:
- the uchl3 gene encoding ubiquitin carboxyl-terminal hydrolase isozyme L3 isoform X2; translated protein: MVPRPACAVLLLFPVTEKYESFRLEEEAKIKAQGQEVSSEVYFMRQTIGNACGTIGLIHAVANNQGHLEFEPSSPLKTFIVQSSKLSPEEKAAFLEKDESIRVTHESSAQEGQTEAPSLDEKVDLHFIAFVNVGGHLYELDGRKPFPIAHGKTSEDSFLEDAAEVCKKFMARDPQELRFTVVALSKA
- the uchl3 gene encoding ubiquitin carboxyl-terminal hydrolase isozyme L3 isoform X1, with the translated sequence MDGQRWLPLEANPDVMNQFLRQLGLVPTWQFGDVYGLDPELLTMVPRPACAVLLLFPVTEKYESFRLEEEAKIKAQGQEVSSEVYFMRQTIGNACGTIGLIHAVANNQGHLEFEPSSPLKTFIVQSSKLSPEEKAAFLEKDESIRVTHESSAQEGQTEAPSLDEKVDLHFIAFVNVGGHLYELDGRKPFPIAHGKTSEDSFLEDAAEVCKKFMARDPQELRFTVVALSKA